One Calditrichota bacterium genomic window carries:
- the rdgB gene encoding RdgB/HAM1 family non-canonical purine NTP pyrophosphatase, producing the protein MKIIFATTNDGKAKEVAHLIQLPYIELTSLNSIKEVYIPKVEETGQTFLDNALIKARAYFDTFKQAVIADDSGLIVPALNNEPGVHSARYAGENATYLENNSLLIKNITSIPDKQRQAFFKSVIVYKDQFQEKVFEGICNGRIIEKPVGTNGFGYDPLFYIDELQKTFAQLNTEEKNKISHRGKAINELKKFLKKLNN; encoded by the coding sequence ATCAAAATAATCTTTGCGACAACAAATGACGGAAAAGCAAAAGAAGTAGCTCACCTTATACAACTCCCATACATTGAACTTACTTCTTTAAACAGCATCAAAGAGGTGTATATTCCGAAAGTAGAGGAAACCGGACAAACATTTTTAGATAATGCTTTAATAAAAGCCAGGGCATATTTTGACACTTTTAAACAAGCTGTTATCGCCGATGATTCCGGCTTAATAGTACCAGCATTAAATAATGAACCCGGTGTTCACTCAGCACGATATGCAGGGGAAAATGCTACATATTTAGAAAATAATTCTCTCCTGATTAAAAATATCACTTCAATTCCGGACAAACAAAGACAAGCATTTTTTAAAAGTGTAATTGTTTATAAAGATCAATTTCAAGAAAAAGTATTTGAAGGAATTTGTAATGGCAGGATTATTGAAAAACCTGTAGGTACAAATGGATTTGGATATGATCCACTTTTTTATATTGATGAATTGCAAAAGACATTTGCACAGCTAAATACCGAAGAAAAGAATAAAATTAGTCACAGAGGAAAAGCAATAAATGAGCTTAAAAAATTCCTAAAAAAACTTAATAATTAG
- a CDS encoding sigma-70 family RNA polymerase sigma factor: MSLPFKGNELKKDDVELVRKAKSGDSKAYDKLILLYKDVVYSIVYRMVRNKQEAEDLTQEAFIKAYKSINSFNEEYAFSTWLFKIATNNCIDFFRKRKLKTYSMDESIKYKDDEIKQEYADPEPDVEFDLVAEERKSIIRTAIDQLPEKYRIVIEMRHQKEYSYEQISEDLDLPLGTVKARIFRAREMLNKSLRGKLF; encoded by the coding sequence ATTTCTTTACCCTTTAAAGGCAATGAATTGAAAAAAGACGATGTTGAACTGGTTCGTAAAGCAAAATCTGGCGATAGCAAAGCATACGATAAATTAATACTTCTGTATAAAGATGTGGTTTACAGCATTGTTTATAGAATGGTGCGTAATAAACAGGAAGCAGAAGACCTTACCCAGGAAGCCTTCATAAAAGCCTACAAGTCAATAAATTCCTTTAATGAAGAATATGCATTTTCTACTTGGCTATTTAAAATTGCCACCAATAACTGCATCGATTTTTTTAGAAAAAGAAAACTAAAAACTTACTCGATGGACGAATCCATAAAATACAAAGACGATGAAATAAAACAGGAATATGCTGACCCTGAACCGGATGTAGAGTTTGATTTAGTTGCCGAGGAAAGAAAAAGTATTATCCGCACCGCAATTGACCAACTGCCCGAAAAATATCGCATCGTGATTGAAATGAGACATCAGAAAGAATATAGCTACGAACAAATATCTGAAGATCTGGACCTGCCATTAGGGACTGTTAAAGCAAGAATTTTCAGAGCCAGGGAGATGTTGAATAAATCATTGCGTGGGAAATTATTTTAG
- a CDS encoding NAD(P)H-hydrate dehydratase — translation MLNVVSTSEMREMDQRAITEFGIPGIVLMENAGRNSAEAILEKCDSEQIYSVVIIAGKGNNGGDGFVIARYLAKNDIDVVVYLAAKKDSISGDALTNIQINLNSDIEIIEIDSASQISPQVEEFIIVDALLGTGISGSVKNLYSELIEWINEQNGFVFSIDIPSGLSGDFAEVRGPVVEADITLTMGLPKLSHYFHPASFFVGDLEVIDIGFPLEIEQDPKINIQLIDETDLLFELPEANLHKHSAGRVFILGGSTGMTGAVVLAAKGASLSGAGLVACGVAESLNPVMENKLTEQVSDSLGEIKPGVLGMQALGQVKEKIEWCHSVLIGPGIGRDDNTFELVDQAIHHALKQKKKIIIDADALYFLAKKPDLIQLLDNNVVLTPHHGEFIRLFPKAKKSLKSQPWKALQDFNKQCKAVTNLKGAPSMVGEKQDGIFINSTGNPGLAKGGSGDLLAGMIAGFLAGGMDLMEASVASNFIHGKAADNAAEKWGMRSFSMDNLMDEIKFVFKELYNQ, via the coding sequence ATGTTAAATGTTGTTTCAACTTCCGAAATGCGTGAAATGGATCAGCGGGCAATAACTGAATTTGGAATCCCCGGAATTGTTTTAATGGAAAATGCCGGAAGGAATTCTGCTGAAGCAATTTTGGAAAAGTGCGATTCTGAACAAATTTATTCTGTTGTGATTATTGCCGGCAAGGGTAATAATGGAGGTGATGGATTTGTAATTGCACGTTACCTGGCAAAGAATGACATTGATGTAGTAGTTTATCTTGCCGCTAAAAAGGATTCTATAAGCGGAGATGCACTGACCAATATACAAATTAATCTTAATAGTGATATTGAGATTATTGAAATAGATTCTGCTTCACAAATTAGTCCACAGGTTGAAGAATTTATTATTGTAGATGCTTTACTGGGTACAGGTATTTCCGGATCTGTAAAAAATCTTTATAGTGAACTGATTGAATGGATCAATGAACAAAATGGCTTTGTTTTTTCAATTGATATACCATCAGGATTAAGTGGCGATTTTGCTGAAGTACGTGGCCCGGTAGTTGAAGCAGATATAACTCTGACGATGGGTTTGCCAAAACTTAGCCATTATTTCCACCCGGCCAGTTTTTTTGTTGGTGATCTGGAAGTCATTGATATTGGTTTTCCCCTTGAAATAGAACAAGATCCTAAAATAAACATCCAGCTTATTGATGAAACCGATCTACTGTTTGAATTGCCTGAGGCGAATTTACATAAACACAGCGCCGGACGGGTTTTTATTTTGGGCGGCTCAACTGGGATGACAGGGGCAGTGGTATTAGCCGCAAAAGGTGCATCGCTTTCCGGGGCCGGGTTAGTTGCCTGCGGTGTAGCAGAATCTTTAAATCCTGTTATGGAAAATAAACTGACAGAGCAAGTGAGCGACTCTTTAGGAGAGATAAAACCAGGTGTACTTGGGATGCAAGCTTTAGGCCAGGTAAAGGAAAAAATTGAGTGGTGTCACTCAGTTTTAATCGGGCCGGGAATAGGGCGGGATGATAATACTTTTGAACTTGTTGATCAGGCAATCCACCATGCACTAAAACAGAAAAAGAAAATAATAATAGATGCTGATGCGCTTTATTTTCTTGCAAAGAAGCCAGATTTAATACAATTGTTGGATAACAATGTTGTTCTTACACCGCACCATGGTGAATTCATTCGACTATTTCCCAAAGCAAAGAAATCACTGAAATCTCAACCATGGAAAGCTTTACAGGATTTTAATAAACAATGTAAAGCAGTTACAAACCTTAAGGGTGCTCCATCAATGGTTGGTGAAAAGCAGGACGGAATTTTTATTAACTCTACAGGTAATCCGGGATTAGCAAAAGGCGGCAGTGGTGATCTACTCGCCGGAATGATCGCAGGTTTTTTAGCTGGTGGAATGGATTTAATGGAAGCTTCAGTCGCGTCAAATTTTATCCATGGCAAAGCTGCAGATAATGCCGCTGAAAAGTGGGGAATGCGATCGTTTTCAATGGATAATTTGATGGATGAAATTAAGTTTGTTTTCAAAGAACTGTATAATCAATAA
- a CDS encoding NAD+ synthase, which yields MLKINPEWISKVLELFIREELIKIGVTKATFGLSGGVDSAVVACLAQRALGCENVHALIMPYRLSNPQSQEHAELQAKAINISFDVVDISEPVDAFFKTMEDADSLRRGNKMARERMCHLYDYSSKSGALVLGTSNKTELLLGYGTIFGDLASAINPIGDLYKSQIWDLARYLDVPKEIIEKAPSADLWEGQTDEEELGYSYNHIDQLLYYLVDERYPEEFILEHGYNQETINDIKMRIQRSQFKRRPPVIAKLSNRTINQDFRYCRDWGA from the coding sequence ATGCTAAAAATAAATCCCGAATGGATAAGTAAGGTTCTCGAATTATTTATCCGCGAGGAGCTTATAAAAATTGGTGTAACCAAAGCAACTTTTGGTCTTTCCGGAGGTGTGGACTCGGCTGTAGTGGCTTGTTTGGCACAACGCGCCCTGGGTTGCGAAAATGTGCATGCATTGATTATGCCGTATCGATTAAGCAATCCGCAAAGCCAGGAGCATGCTGAATTGCAGGCCAAAGCAATCAACATTTCATTTGATGTTGTTGATATTTCTGAACCTGTTGATGCGTTTTTTAAAACTATGGAAGATGCAGATAGTTTGCGCCGTGGCAATAAAATGGCACGCGAGAGAATGTGTCATTTGTACGATTATTCATCCAAATCCGGTGCATTGGTTTTGGGCACAAGCAATAAAACAGAATTGCTTTTGGGATATGGAACAATTTTTGGAGATTTGGCCAGTGCTATTAATCCAATTGGTGATTTGTATAAATCGCAAATTTGGGACTTGGCAAGATATCTTGATGTACCAAAAGAAATAATCGAAAAAGCGCCATCTGCAGATTTATGGGAAGGCCAAACTGATGAAGAGGAGTTGGGTTATTCCTACAATCATATCGACCAACTATTATATTATCTGGTGGATGAACGTTATCCGGAAGAATTTATTTTGGAACATGGTTACAATCAGGAAACAATTAATGATATTAAAATGAGAATTCAGCGCAGCCAATTTAAACGAAGGCCACCGGTTATTGCCAAGCTTTCTAACCGTACAATAAATCAGGATTTTCGTTATTGCCGTGATTGGGGGGCTTAG
- the rsmI gene encoding 16S rRNA (cytidine(1402)-2'-O)-methyltransferase, translated as MVATPIGNLSDISYRAVHILKSVDLIAAEDTRTSSVLMNHYLIKTPLKSYHSHNIPTQTPRLIEKLKAGESIALISDAGTPGISDPGYNLVCACVENGIRVIPIPGASAFISALISSGLPTQRFVFEGFLPHKKGRKTRIESLIDETRTMVFYESPHRIHKTLDQLAEAFGDRKCVLAREISKKFEEFISGTFAELIESVKDKKVKGELVLVVEGNTKKPLRIKNY; from the coding sequence TTGGTCGCAACACCAATCGGAAATCTTTCCGATATTTCTTACCGCGCTGTTCATATTTTAAAATCTGTGGATTTAATTGCTGCTGAAGACACACGCACATCTTCCGTTTTGATGAACCATTATCTTATTAAGACGCCCTTAAAAAGTTATCACAGCCACAATATCCCAACGCAAACCCCAAGGCTAATCGAAAAACTAAAAGCCGGTGAATCGATTGCGCTAATTTCAGATGCAGGCACACCGGGTATTTCGGATCCCGGATATAACTTGGTTTGTGCTTGTGTGGAAAATGGAATCCGGGTTATTCCAATACCAGGTGCTTCGGCATTTATTTCAGCTTTAATTTCTTCTGGTCTGCCGACCCAACGCTTTGTTTTTGAAGGGTTTTTGCCACACAAAAAAGGTCGTAAAACACGTATTGAATCTTTGATTGATGAAACCCGCACAATGGTTTTTTATGAATCCCCACATCGCATTCACAAAACATTAGATCAATTGGCCGAAGCTTTTGGAGATAGAAAATGCGTCCTTGCACGTGAAATAAGCAAGAAATTTGAAGAATTTATTTCTGGCACATTTGCAGAATTGATCGAGTCGGTAAAAGACAAAAAAGTAAAAGGTGAGTTAGTGCTTGTGGTTGAAGGAAATACTAAAAAACCATTACGAATTAAAAATTATTAA
- a CDS encoding four helix bundle protein, producing the protein MKEDNVIRDKSYSFAVRIIKFYQFLTTEKKEFVLSKQILRCGTSIGANIEEAIGGQSKKDFLSKLSIAYKEARECHYWIRLLADTGYIQEKQKVSLLNDLDEILKITGSIQKTIRNS; encoded by the coding sequence ATGAAAGAAGATAATGTAATTCGTGATAAGAGTTATTCTTTCGCGGTGCGTATTATTAAATTTTATCAATTTTTGACTACTGAAAAAAAAGAATTTGTTTTATCAAAGCAAATTCTTAGATGTGGAACATCAATTGGGGCAAATATTGAAGAAGCAATTGGGGGACAGAGTAAAAAGGATTTTCTATCTAAGTTGTCTATTGCCTATAAAGAAGCAAGGGAATGTCATTATTGGATTAGGCTTTTGGCAGACACAGGTTATATACAAGAAAAACAAAAAGTAAGTTTGTTGAACGACTTAGATGAGATATTAAAAATCACAGGATCAATACAAAAAACAATTCGTAATTCATAA
- a CDS encoding dTMP kinase, translating into MISKDINKRFISFEGIDFSGKSTQIKLLKSYLEKEGQSVFILREPGGTDISERIRAILLDKEHIKMNARAEMLLFSAARVQLTEEKIIPLLKKGSFVIADRFVDSTSAYQGYGRELEQETIDHVNQFATFGILPGITFYLKISPQDAFQRRIDSGQEADRLESAGLEFYNKVYEGYENIAKNDPDRFSVLDATQVKDEIHRQIKERINTL; encoded by the coding sequence ATGATTTCTAAAGATATAAACAAACGCTTCATCTCTTTTGAAGGGATTGACTTTTCAGGAAAAAGTACACAAATAAAACTGCTTAAATCCTATCTTGAGAAAGAGGGCCAGTCGGTTTTTATTTTACGCGAGCCGGGAGGAACGGATATTTCGGAACGCATCCGGGCAATACTTTTGGACAAGGAACATATTAAAATGAATGCACGTGCAGAAATGCTTTTATTTAGTGCAGCACGTGTACAATTAACAGAAGAAAAAATCATTCCATTACTAAAAAAAGGCAGCTTTGTTATTGCCGACCGCTTTGTGGATTCAACAAGTGCCTACCAGGGATATGGACGTGAATTGGAACAAGAGACCATCGATCACGTTAATCAATTTGCAACCTTCGGAATTCTACCCGGAATTACCTTTTACCTGAAGATTAGTCCGCAGGATGCATTTCAAAGGAGAATTGACAGCGGCCAGGAGGCAGACAGATTAGAATCAGCGGGATTAGAGTTTTATAATAAAGTGTACGAAGGTTATGAAAATATAGCAAAAAATGACCCTGATCGATTTTCTGTTTTAGATGCGACTCAAGTTAAAGATGAAATTCACCGACAAATAAAAGAAAGAATAAACACACTATAA
- a CDS encoding S41 family peptidase, whose amino-acid sequence MKKRNLIFLFLSFFFLSASAWQPDPVVSNEQDYYYKLKKSWQHMQNVFEKVNMHYVEEIDPYPLVKAGIDGMLQQLDPYTVFIEEDGERRLRMITTGKYGGLGMEIGMKNKRITVISPMDNSPAIRAGVRAGDIITKIDGQDVEGQNINKVSSLLRGEIGTTIDLSIQRQGYVQDIELTLTRSEIIIEDVGYAGFIEPGVAYISLNGFTDKAAREVKRAIRQLREQQEIEKVVLDLRGNPGGLLDAAVDIVNIFIPKGETVVYTKGFRENEVVFKTRNSPLLPDVPLAVLVDEGSASASEIVAGALQDMDRAVIVGEKTFGKGLVQKVYNVDKNSDTKVKITTAKYYIPSGRSIQKKDYGFENDVVVDAASDESMVHDLFFTQNKREVFDHGGIQPDVFVKSDSLDYVVIELIRKNMLFNFAVKYNQDNPEWSGDFKVNDQILSDFKSYLKNNNFDYSVEGSNEIKRLKKIVGNKPDNKEMLALIDQLEQKLISEKEIYLSTCDRQIKKFLKMELAEKYFGRRGSYKYSVDDDAQVNNAVEVLKNQSEYNKILAVN is encoded by the coding sequence ATGAAAAAAAGGAATTTAATTTTTCTTTTCCTCTCATTTTTCTTTCTCTCAGCCAGCGCCTGGCAACCAGACCCGGTAGTATCGAATGAACAGGATTACTATTACAAGCTCAAAAAGAGCTGGCAGCATATGCAAAATGTTTTTGAAAAAGTGAACATGCATTATGTTGAAGAAATTGATCCGTATCCGCTGGTAAAGGCCGGAATTGACGGAATGTTGCAACAGCTGGATCCTTATACTGTGTTTATTGAAGAAGATGGTGAACGCCGGTTAAGGATGATTACAACAGGCAAGTACGGTGGACTTGGTATGGAAATCGGGATGAAGAATAAAAGAATCACGGTTATTTCCCCAATGGACAATTCTCCGGCAATCCGTGCAGGTGTGCGTGCGGGCGACATAATTACAAAAATTGATGGTCAGGATGTTGAGGGCCAGAATATTAATAAAGTTTCAAGCCTTCTTCGCGGGGAAATCGGAACAACTATCGATTTATCAATTCAGCGCCAGGGTTATGTACAAGATATAGAATTAACCCTGACCCGATCTGAAATAATAATAGAAGATGTTGGTTATGCAGGATTTATTGAGCCGGGAGTGGCCTATATCAGCTTGAATGGATTTACAGATAAGGCAGCCCGGGAAGTAAAAAGAGCTATTCGCCAATTAAGGGAACAGCAGGAAATTGAGAAAGTTGTTTTGGACTTAAGAGGCAACCCGGGCGGTTTGTTAGATGCAGCCGTAGACATTGTTAATATTTTTATCCCAAAAGGCGAGACTGTTGTTTATACAAAAGGGTTCAGGGAAAATGAAGTTGTTTTTAAAACCCGCAATTCACCTTTATTGCCCGATGTGCCTTTGGCTGTTTTAGTAGATGAAGGCAGTGCCAGTGCATCGGAAATTGTTGCAGGCGCTCTACAAGACATGGACCGGGCAGTGATTGTTGGTGAAAAAACTTTTGGAAAAGGGCTTGTTCAAAAAGTATACAATGTTGATAAAAACAGCGATACAAAAGTTAAAATCACCACGGCCAAATATTATATTCCAAGTGGACGATCTATACAGAAAAAAGATTATGGTTTTGAAAACGATGTTGTAGTTGATGCAGCCAGTGATGAAAGCATGGTTCATGATTTATTTTTTACCCAAAACAAACGGGAAGTGTTTGACCATGGAGGTATTCAACCGGATGTTTTTGTAAAAAGCGATTCTCTGGATTACGTTGTGATTGAACTTATCCGTAAGAACATGCTTTTTAACTTTGCTGTTAAATACAACCAGGATAATCCTGAATGGAGTGGTGATTTTAAAGTTAATGATCAGATTTTAAGTGATTTTAAAAGCTATCTTAAGAATAATAATTTTGATTACAGTGTAGAAGGCAGCAATGAAATTAAGCGTTTGAAAAAAATAGTTGGTAATAAACCGGATAATAAAGAAATGCTTGCACTGATTGACCAACTTGAGCAAAAACTTATTTCTGAAAAAGAAATTTATTTAAGTACATGCGACCGTCAAATAAAGAAATTCTTAAAAATGGAACTGGCTGAAAAATATTTTGGCCGAAGAGGCAGTTATAAATACTCTGTTGATGACGATGCTCAGGTTAACAATGCTGTTGAAGTTTTAAAAAATCAATCTGAGTATAATAAAATTCTTGCTGTCAATTGA
- a CDS encoding HD domain-containing protein encodes MKEKELFKKIYNIAKSCGFPVYVVGGYVRDQILGKPGKDIDFVVVGDAMKFAGILKDELKIKTLVQYPRFGTFMANYKGYNLEFVNAREESYDFESRKPVTKQADLFTDLSRRDFTINTLAMNISDEKFGEIVDVYNGRDDLEKGIIRTPLEPDQTFSDDPLRMMRAIRFATRFKFQIEQETFSAISKNSERLSIISAERIQDEFNKILMTEKPSIGLDLLDRSGLMQQFLPEAVIMKGVDQKKEFHHKDVFYHTLEVIDNLAKTSNKLELRLAGLFHDLAKPRTKRFVEGTGWTFHGHEVVGERMARAILKRLKYSNETIEYVKKLVRLHLRPQALISDEVTDSAMRRLLFLAGNEFEDLMILCRADITSKNPKRVKRYLNNYEHLLKKLIEVEERDKIRNFQPPVNGQEIMQIFNCKPGRLIGKVKKFLEEAILEGQVENDHDACIALILENKDRFNDKDDF; translated from the coding sequence ATGAAAGAAAAAGAACTGTTCAAAAAAATTTATAATATTGCCAAATCCTGTGGTTTCCCGGTTTATGTGGTTGGCGGGTATGTGCGAGACCAAATTCTTGGCAAACCTGGAAAAGATATTGATTTTGTAGTTGTTGGAGATGCAATGAAGTTTGCCGGAATTTTGAAAGATGAGTTGAAAATCAAGACACTCGTCCAGTATCCACGTTTTGGGACTTTTATGGCAAACTACAAAGGTTACAATCTGGAGTTTGTAAATGCCCGGGAAGAATCCTATGATTTTGAATCGCGAAAACCGGTTACAAAACAAGCTGATTTATTTACAGATCTGAGCCGCCGGGATTTTACAATAAATACACTGGCAATGAATATTTCAGATGAAAAATTTGGTGAAATTGTTGATGTTTATAATGGCCGGGATGACCTTGAAAAAGGAATTATCCGAACGCCATTGGAGCCTGACCAAACCTTTAGCGATGACCCGCTTCGGATGATGCGTGCCATTCGCTTTGCAACCCGTTTTAAGTTTCAAATTGAGCAAGAAACATTTTCTGCCATTTCTAAAAATTCAGAGCGGCTATCAATAATTTCTGCAGAACGAATTCAGGATGAGTTTAATAAAATCCTGATGACAGAAAAGCCATCAATTGGACTTGACCTATTGGACAGAAGCGGCCTTATGCAGCAGTTTTTGCCTGAAGCAGTTATTATGAAAGGCGTTGATCAGAAAAAAGAATTCCATCACAAAGATGTTTTTTACCACACACTAGAAGTAATTGATAACCTTGCAAAAACATCAAACAAGCTTGAATTGCGCCTTGCCGGCCTATTCCATGATTTAGCCAAACCCCGTACAAAAAGATTTGTAGAAGGAACAGGTTGGACCTTCCATGGCCACGAAGTAGTTGGAGAAAGGATGGCCAGGGCGATATTAAAGCGTCTTAAATATTCCAATGAAACAATTGAGTATGTAAAAAAGCTTGTACGGCTTCATTTGCGTCCACAGGCTTTGATTAGTGATGAAGTAACCGATTCGGCTATGCGGCGTCTTCTCTTTTTGGCTGGAAATGAATTTGAAGACCTGATGATTTTATGCCGCGCAGACATTACTTCAAAAAACCCTAAGCGGGTTAAACGATATCTGAATAATTATGAACACCTGTTAAAAAAACTAATTGAAGTGGAAGAACGTGATAAAATCCGTAATTTCCAACCGCCTGTAAATGGGCAAGAGATTATGCAAATTTTTAATTGCAAGCCCGGCCGCTTAATTGGCAAGGTTAAAAAATTTCTGGAAGAAGCTATTCTTGAAGGGCAAGTAGAAAATGATCATGATGCATGTATCGCTCTGATCTTAGAAAATAAAGACCGATTTAATGACAAAGATGACTTCTAA
- a CDS encoding TolC family protein — translation MKLMISLIAFLMFAGSVFAQGKLSLEDCINIALEHNSALKQKEFTNQFAEQDVTASYSSIMPSIDLSFRKGETTIGSSERTVNDVVIGVDQNGQPIYGTARIKTDKQYSKDNSLTLSVNQNIIDGGRWWNQIAKANVDKESADFDLAAERNAVILTVQSSYYDLLKQIKLFEVNKIAVQRSEDQLKRTEKMFELGSKAKLDVFQAKVNLGNDRISLLSQKNVMEDARRNLNLALGNQPDQALEIESVNDVPTKLSPINDLTSDALKNQPLIKRYEADVKSFDYDVAIAKSGYYPSLSAYFQYNRRNSELEKIYKKLNLEYVWAIGASLNWNLFNGFGDYVNVQKTKINKRNMQEVQAAYLRSLKSIINAYYQNYQSYVEIIEINEENLEAAKEELRLAEERYSIGAGTSLEVREAQVKLTRAEETLIAARYNALITLAQLDNELGITEKKLEN, via the coding sequence ATGAAATTGATGATAAGCCTCATCGCGTTTTTAATGTTTGCGGGAAGTGTATTTGCCCAGGGAAAATTAAGTCTGGAGGATTGTATCAATATCGCTTTGGAACATAACAGTGCCTTAAAGCAGAAAGAATTCACTAATCAATTTGCTGAGCAAGATGTAACAGCCAGTTATTCTAGCATAATGCCAAGTATTGATTTAAGTTTTCGTAAAGGCGAAACAACAATTGGTAGCTCAGAAAGAACCGTTAATGATGTAGTTATTGGTGTAGATCAGAATGGCCAACCAATATACGGTACCGCAAGAATTAAAACCGACAAGCAGTATTCGAAAGATAATTCACTTACGCTATCTGTAAATCAGAATATCATTGATGGTGGAAGATGGTGGAATCAGATTGCAAAAGCGAATGTTGATAAAGAATCCGCAGATTTTGATTTAGCAGCTGAGCGGAACGCTGTCATATTAACGGTACAGTCAAGTTATTACGATCTGCTAAAGCAAATTAAATTATTTGAAGTTAATAAAATTGCAGTACAGCGTAGTGAAGACCAACTAAAACGTACAGAAAAAATGTTTGAACTTGGTTCAAAAGCTAAACTTGATGTTTTTCAGGCTAAGGTCAACCTTGGAAATGATCGGATTAGTTTATTAAGCCAAAAAAATGTTATGGAAGATGCCAGGCGAAATCTAAATCTTGCCTTAGGTAACCAACCTGATCAGGCTCTTGAAATTGAAAGCGTGAACGATGTGCCGACAAAATTGTCGCCAATAAATGATCTAACAAGTGATGCTTTAAAAAACCAACCTTTGATTAAACGATATGAGGCTGATGTAAAATCTTTTGATTATGATGTGGCTATCGCAAAATCAGGATATTATCCAAGTCTTTCTGCTTATTTTCAATATAATAGGCGTAATTCAGAGCTTGAAAAAATTTACAAAAAACTAAATCTGGAGTATGTTTGGGCAATAGGTGCTTCTTTGAATTGGAACCTGTTTAATGGTTTTGGGGATTATGTAAATGTTCAAAAAACAAAAATTAATAAAAGGAATATGCAGGAAGTTCAGGCTGCTTATTTACGGTCATTAAAATCTATCATTAATGCCTATTATCAAAACTATCAGTCATATGTTGAAATAATTGAAATTAATGAAGAAAATCTTGAAGCAGCGAAAGAGGAGCTTCGTTTAGCGGAAGAGCGCTATTCAATTGGAGCTGGAACTTCACTGGAAGTTCGCGAAGCTCAGGTTAAACTTACCCGTGCGGAAGAAACTTTGATAGCCGCACGTTATAATGCTTTAATCACCTTGGCACAACTTGATAACGAGCTTGGGATTACAGAAAAGAAGTTGGAAAACTAA